The Desulfurellaceae bacterium nucleotide sequence TGCTCGGCCAGCTCCCAGGCCCGGGCCGGCAGCCGCTCGGGGGCCACGACCTCGTTTACCACCCCGAGCCTGAGCGCCTCTTGGGCCGACAGTTGCTGGCCGGTGAGCAGAAAGTAGCGCCCCCGGTTGATGCCCAACACCAGCGGCCAGACCACATGGACGCAGTGGGGCGCATCCTGAAAAAAGGCCCGCTCCGAGGCCAGCACAATATCGCACACCACGGCCAGCTCGGCGTGGATAATCGCCGGGCCGTTGACCGCAGCGATCATTGGTACCTCGATATCCAGCAGATTCATCAGCAGGCGTTTGGCGTCGGCGGTCATATACCCCCACTGGCGGGCGACGATCCGACCAAAGCCGTCGGCGACAAACTCGGCGGTAAACGCGTCGCCCGTCCCGGTCATGATGATGACCCGGTTATCCGGGTCGCTGCCGATGTCGGCAAAACACGCTCCAAACTCGGCGTGAGGTCCGGGTCCCCATTGCAGCGGGCCGCCCCCAGTATGAAAACGGATCTGGAGAATCCCGTTGCGGCGCTCCATATGGACGTGTTTGTACTTGCTGGCATAGTCCTCAAAGCTGGCCATGGCTCTCCCCCTTCTCACTCTCGCCACAGCGGTCCAAGCCGCCCGGCGATACTGCCTGTGTATCACAAGCGGTCCGCTGAGGCTTGACAGCGCCAAGCCTCAGGCAGAATAATCTCTGCTCAAATCCGAGGTGTTCATAAAGGGGGGAGTATGCCGTTCCAGTTACGTTACAGTATTGACGATCAGGACATCACGGTTGTTGCCATCGGTCTGTTTGTCGCGCCAAACAAGATGTTACTGGAACTGATGCGCTTGGGAGTGCGGGTGATCCTGGTCGAACCGATCATCGGCGCCCACAAGCACCGCGGCCTGCCCGACCGCGACCGCGGTCCGCTCAGCCGNNNNNNNNNNNNNNNNNNNNNNNNNNNNNNNNNNNNNNNNNNNNNNNNNNNNNNNNNNNNNNNNNNNNNNNNNNNNNNNNNAGCCACCCACGTCCTGGTCAGCAACTGGCCGCCGCGCATGGCGCCCTGGCTGGAGTACGAGCACCTGGTCGAGCACTGCGGTCCACAGGTCATCAAGATTCAGTTCGACGGGGGCTACGACGGCCGGGTGGCCAACGACTACTCCATGCAGGGCGCGACCGGCCTGGCCCACGCGACCGGCGAACCCCACGGCCGACCGCTGACCATTCCGGTCGCCTTCTTCGACATGATTACCGGCCTGCACGGCCTCAACGCCTTTCATGTCGGCCTGCGCCGTCTGGCCGAAACCGGCCAGGGCGACTGCTACAAGATCGCCCTCGAACAGGTCGCCTTCCAGACCCTGGCCGAGCTGGGCTGGTACGCCCAGGCCGAGACCACGGGCGAGAGCCGCGAGCCGATCGGCGACAATCTGCTCGACGCCGTCCACGGCCACTATGCGACCCGGGACGGCAAGTTCGTCACCCTGAACCTGATCGGCGACAGCGTGTTGCGCCGGCTGCGTGAGGCGACCGGCATGAAGACCCTGGCCTACGATCCCCAGGGCCACGAGATCCACGGCGATCATGCCCGCTACCTGGTGGTCGAAGAGATCAANNNNNNNNNNNNNNNNNNNNNNNNNNNNNNNNNNNNNNNNNNNNNNNNNNNNNNNNNNNNNNNNNNNNNNNNNNNNNNNNNNNNNNNNNNACCCACCGGCTGCCCTGCTTTCACGACGTTGACGATCCCGATCTGGGACCGATCTGGACCCCCGGACCGGTCATCGACGCGCGGGATCTGGAGTCGGTCGAGCTGTCCCGGGCTCCCCATCCGGGCGAGCATACGTATGAAATTCTGGAGAACGTCCTGGGTCTCGACCGAACCGCCATCGCCGAGCTGGAACGACAAAGAATTGTCGCCGGCCCGGGGCCGAACGGCTAGGCGCGGCCCTGTCATCATCAGACATCACGCTGAGCCCTGTAACGGAGCCACCCATGCCCAAGGCCGAACCGTCTCCCAGCGCCCTGTCCGCCCTGCGCATCCTCGACCTCTCAAGCGGGATTGCCGGCGGCTATTGCACCAAGCTGTTGGCCGACTATGGCGCCGAGGTGGTCAAGGTCGAAACACCCGGTACGGGTGACTCACTCCGTCGCTGGGGGCCTTTCCCACAGAACGATCCGGATGCCGAGCGCGGCCTGCTCCACTGGTATCTCAACGCCAACAAGCGGGGCCTGACACTCGATGTGACGAATCCGGCCGGCCGGACAATCCTTCGGGACCTGCTGGCGCACTTTGATATTGTGGTCGAGAGCTTTCCTCCGGCCCGAGCCGCAGCGCTTCGGGTGACCTATGAGGCGCTGCGTGGCGACCGCAACGACCTGATCTGGCTGTCGATCACACCCTTCGGCCAGACCGGACCCTATGCCGATTACAAAGCCACCGACCTGCTGATTCAGGCTGCCAGCGCCTGGCCGTATATGGGCGGCCTGCCCGACCGCGAACCCATGAAAACCGGTGGCTTCATCAGTCACTATGTTACCGGCACCTACGGCGCACTGGCCGGGCTGGCAGCCTGGTTGTCTCTCAGGTCCGGCGGAACAGGCCAACACATCGACCTGGCGGCAATGGAAGCCCTGCAAAGCACGAACGAATACGCGGCGCTGAGTCATTCGGGTCCGGGTGAGGTCAAGGAAGTCAGGGGGCGGGGTAATCTCGGAGTGGGGACGGGCATCACAGAGTGTCAGGACGGTCACGTCGGCATCAACGTGTTGACCGGCAACCAGTGGGAGATGTTCTGGTCCTTCATCGGACGACCCGAGCTGGCCGAGGACCCGCGCTTTCAAACCCCCGTCGGCCGCATGCAGCACTGGGACGAGGTTGCCGCTCTCATTCGGGGCTGGGCCAAGGAGCACACCCGGGAAGAAATCTTTGCCGCCCAGGAGTGGCGGATTCCACTGACGCTCATCGCCAGGATCGACGAGATCTTGGACTTTCCCCAGCACGCGGCGCGCGGCTTCTTTGTCGAACGCGAGCTGCCCGGAGTCGGCCCGGTCCGCCAACCTGGCGCGCCCTTTCAGATGAGCGCCAGCCCCTGGAATCTACGGCGCAGCGCTCCGGCGCTGGGCCAGCACAACGCCGACATCCTGTGTGACACGCTCGGCATGCAGCCTGACGAGCTGGTTTTGCTGCGCCGTCGCGGGGTCATTTAAGAGGAGGCTCTGACATGCCACAGCTCCTGTCCGGAATTCGCGTCATTGACCTGAGCATGTGGTGGGCCGGACCGTTTGTGACCCAGCTGCTGGGTGATATGGGCGCCGAGATTATCAAGATCGAATCGATCCAAGTCCCGGACGGCTGGCGCTTCACCGTCCCCAACGCCGCTCATGACAAGCCCTGGGAACTGTCCTCGTATTACAATGGCGTCAATCGCAACAAATACGGCCTCACCCTGAACCTTCAGGATCCGCGCGGGATCGAGCTGTGCAAACGCCTGGTCGGCATGGGCGACATTGTGGTTGAGAACTACACCCCGCGGGTGATGACGAACTTCGGGCTCGACTATGCGAAACTGCGCGCCATAAAGCCGGACATCATTATGCTGTCCCTCTCGGGCTATGGCGGAACAGGGCCGTGGCGCGATTACACCGCCTTCGCCTTCCCGGTCGAGGACATGTCGGGCTTCCCACAGCTGACGGGCTATGAGGACGATGACACGCCCCGACGCTGGGGCAACTCCGGCGTGGACGCCATTTCCGGCCTGACTGGAGCCTATGCCATCTTAACCGCCCTGGAACACCGGCGTCGGACCGGTGAGGGGCAGCGCATCGACCTGTCGATGGTCGTTTCTGGGCGGGCCGCTGCTCGACTATCAGGTCAATCAGCACCTGCCGCAGCGCCAGGGCAACCATCATCCGGCCCACGCTCCTCACGGCATATATCCCTGCAAGGGCGAAGACAGGTGGGTGTCCATCGCCGTGACAAACGAGGAGGAATGGCGCGCGCTGTGTACGACCCTGGATCGCTCAGACTGGCCTGGCGATCCCCGCTTCGCCGATCCGCTCGCCCGCCATGAGCATCAGGCCGTCCTGGATGCGGCTATCGGGGAATGGACGCGGCAACGCGACCGCATGGAATTGATGCACACCCTCCAGGCGGCCGGGGTGCCAGCCATGCCGGTTCTGTCCTCGGCCGATGTCCTCAACGATCCACATATGCAAGCCCGGGACTATTTTCAGCGCACGACCCGGGCGGAGATTGGTCCGCACGCCCACGGCCTGCACTGGGCGCACTTCTCCGAAACGCCGCTCAGCCTGCGCCGGCCAGCCCCGCTGTTGGGCGAACACAACACGTTTGTGCTGAAGGAACTCTTGGGGCTGAGTGACGCACAGCTGAGCGATCTCGAACGCGCCAAGGTCATTGGCACCACGTTTGTCGGTTCGGCCCGCCTGTGAGGTCTTCAGCTCCGTCCCACGCGGTTGGCGCAGTACCTTGATGGGATAGCAGGGGATTGTCGCCGGCTCAGCCCGGGGCGATAGTCTCACATATCACTGGGATCATATCGGACCGACACACCGAGGGCGTTTCAGTACAGCGCCTCCGGTATCGGCCAAGCCATTCCCCGCCCTGCCGTTCTCACCACACCAGCAAAATCAGGCTCTGAACAAACACTCGGCCAGGCAGGACCACTTGGCACGTTCTGTGCCCTCATCTCAATACCAATTCACCGGCCCTGAAGACGAAAGGAGTCACACTATGTTCAGCATCCTCGTTCCAACCGGGCTTATCAGCTTGGCCACAACCCTCGGCGTCGGCTATACGTCGCTTGGCGCTGGACTCCTGGGGCTCACGTGCGCCTCGGCCGTGATGATCGGCTGGACGGCACTCCGCCACTATCGGCAAAACACCCGGCGGGCTGTCTGTCAGCGGGCGACCGATCAAGCAACGCTCTGCTGTCCGGAGTATCAGCAGGCTGCCTGAAGCGTACTCCGCTTCTGGGCGCACGCTGCCCCCCCTTCCCCGGGCAACGCTCCGGTCCCTCCTCCGGGCGTTGCCGAAGCCCCCGGGACCCCTCCCCGGGGGCTTTTTCAGCCTCCTCCGGTCAGATAGGGTGAGCAGCCCTGTTGGAAGCAGACATGACCACATCGAGCCGTACCCCCCTGAGTTGGACCGTGCCGCTGAGCGCCGCCATCAGCGTGTTTCTGCTGTGGTTGATTTACTGGAAACCGGCCGCCACCACCCAGGCCGAGTGGGTCACGGTTCTGCCCGCCACCAACGCCTTGTGCAATGGCCTGAGCGCGTGCTGCCTGCTGGCCGGATTCTTCAATATCCGACGCGGCAGGCGTACCGCCCACCTGCGCTGCATGCTCGGCGCGGTGGCGTGCTCAGTCGTGTTTCTGGTCGGCTATATCGTCTACCACCATTTTCACGGCGATACGCCGTTTCCGGGCCAGGGCCTGGTGCGACCGGTCTACTTCGCCATCCTCATCAGCCATATCGTCCTGTCCATCGTCGCCCTGCCGCTGGTCCTGACCACGCTGTACTACGCCGCGACCGCCCAGTACCCGACCCACCGCCGGCTGGCTCGCTATACCTTTCCCATCTGGCTGTACGTCTCGGTCAGCGGCGTGGCCGTGTTTTTCTTTTTGCGCGCCTACACCTGACCCGGGCTACAGCGGCGTGACGAGCAGCGAGTCGATCCGACACGTATCGACAATCACCAGCCGCTGCCTGAATTTTGCCCGGCCGTCCTCAAACACGATCCGATCGTGGTAGGCGCCCGTACTGAACACCTCGGTCGCCCCGTACTGGACCACATCCGCCCAGGTCCGAAAGACGACATAGTTCGAGCGCGCCGCGATCAGCCCGTCGGCCTGCTCGGTCAGCAGGATGCTGCTGACCAGATGGCGATAAAAATGGGGCCCAAAGATATTCGCCCGGCGATGGGCGGTCACCCGGTCGCTCAACATGCCCTGGCTGTCGCACGACATGAGCGGAATCGGGAGATCCTGGTCCGCATTCTCACGCGGGACGATTCGGTACTCGCACGCGGCGGCAAAAAACCCCGGCCACTCCTCCAGCCTGTCCTCATCAATACAGTGGACATAGGCGTGCAGCAGGTCTTCGATGACAAGACGGCGTTCCAGACTGATCATGGCGGCCTCGGTGTGGGACGCTCAGGCGGCAAAGCCCATGACGCCCCGATAATACTGCCAGAAGCCCCGGATGGCCGTCTCGGTCAGCAGATTGCCCTGGTTCTCCACACTGTCACCGCCAAAGGCGATATACGAGGCCGCGTCTCGGTCGCGCACAATAGCCTGCTGCACAATCTCGGTCGCATGGCCGTCTTCCATGGAGATCAAGCCGGCCGGGCCGACAAAATTGGCCTGCTTGAGACGGATGGCGCGCAGCTCGTCGTCGTCATCCTGATAGCCAAAATAGGTAAAGATCAACTCAAACCGGTCGGGCGCTTTAGGCAGGACCTGACGGGTGGCCAGGGTATTCTGAATCTGCTGCAAGACCAGGCCGGGAAAAATCGTCTGGATCTGGTTGGTCAGCTGCGGCTCCAACTCGGGCCGCGACTGGAGCAGCGAGGGGTCGGCCAGGCTATAGCCTTTTTTATACGTCCGCAGCCCGGCATTTTTGTAGGCTGCGGTTTCCTGTTCCTCGGTCCGTTTGTAGGACTGGACCATATCGTGGCGACCCTGCTCGTCCATCGTCACCCCACCGCCCATGGACGACCGGTACAGGCCAAAGGTGGTGTGGAACAGGTGCAGTAGGCTGGCGTGATAGGGGTCGCGGACATTCTCGGCGTACAGCTTCCAGTTGGCCCGGATGAACTGCCGCGAGTAGCCCAGGATCTGGATCGGACGGCCGAACAGACGGTCGATCCAGGGTCGCATGTCCGGCCCCAGGTAGTCTTCGAGCGCGTGCAGCTCGCGCGCAAACGACACAAAAATCAGCCCTTGGTAGGAGTCGATAGTCAGCTTGTGGAGCGCGTGCTGGCCGGGATCGAAGTCCGCGTCGTAGCCGCCCTTGCCCTCGATGCCCTTGCGGAACGGGACGCCGATCAGGTCGCCCTCAAGGTTATAGCTCCACTGGTGATACACACACGTATGGGTCATCCGGTTGCCGCGCAGCTCCCGACACACCAGCGAGCCCCGGTGGGCGCAGCGGTTGACAAAGGCGTGCAAACGGCCGTCCTTGCCGCGCGTCACCACAATCGGCGTATCCCCGATAAAGCTGGCCTTGAAGTCGCCGGGCTCGGGCAGCTCGGCCTCCAAGCCGACATAGTTCCACACCGGGCCCCGGAAAATGCGCTCCTGCTCGCGTTCATAAATGGCAGGGTCAACAAACACCTGATACGGAACGCGGGTGTCGGCCTGTTCGGGCCAGGCGATCTGCGGGGCGACATCAACGGCGTGCATGGGCTTCCTCCTCACCGGCGACACAGGTTTCGCCGTGCCAGACCGGGCGTGGCGCCCATCCTAACACTTCGGAAGAGCGGAGCAATGGAAGGCCGCAGTTGCCAAGTCGGCCGAAAACAGACAGGATGCAGCCATGCGTATCGGCCTGGTCACCGACACCCATATCCCGAGCACAATTCAGCACTTGTGGGACGAGGTCAGAGATGTCTTTACCGGGGTGGACCTGATTTTACACGGCGGCGACATTGTGACACCCCGGGTGCTGGACTGGCTCGAACAGATCGCTCCGACCCTGGCGGCCGAGGGCAACAACGACGGCGGCTGGCACGACCCCCGCATGCAGCCCGTCCACTGGCTCGACCTGGAGGGCTGGCGGCTGGTCATGCTCCACGACATGGAACCCGAGGAACGCCCGATTGCGCGCCTGCAAGAGGTCTACCTCAAGGGCCAGCAGGCCGACATCATGATTACCGGCCACACCCACTATGAGCGTCTGGACTACCGGGACGGGGTGCTGCAAATCAACACCGGCAGCGCCACCCATCCGCACCTGTGGTCCACCCGGCTGGGGACGGTCGGCCTGCTCGACCTGGCGCCGGGCAAGATCACGGCCCGGATTGTCAGTCTCGGCGACAGCCCCGAGCTGCCCAACCCCGGCCAGGAGCTGTTTTTCGACCTGGAGACGCATCAGGCCCAGCAGGCTGCGGCGTCAGCTTCGTCCACACCGCCGGATTAGCAACGGGCGAGCCGGGCAGCTTCCCGGATCAAGAACGAAAAAATCGCTCAGCCGCGTCAAGACAGAAGCGTCGCGGCCAGCGCCTCCAATTCGGCCAGCGCCTCGTCCCCCTCGGTCTGGGTCAGCCAGATCGTCACCTGATCGGCTCCGGCCCGTTCCAGGCCGGCCAGTTCCTCAGCCGTCCGAAATTCTCCCGGCATGCCAAAGGCCACGATGGTCAGCGTCTGCGGATCGCGCCCGGCCTGCTCGGCCAAGGTATTCAGCGCCGCCCGGCCCGCCGCAATCTCCTCGACCGTGACCCGAGCCGGAATCCAGCCATCGCCCCAGTCGACGATACGCTGGAAGACCCTGGCGTTCATGCTGCCCAACAGCACCGGCGGATGGGGTTTGCGGGCCGGTTTGGGAAAGGAGCGCAGCGCTGGAAACCGGTAGTAGCGCCCCGCATAGCTGGACTCCTGGCGTGTCCACAGTTGCTGCATGGCCCGGACCGCATCTGCGGTCTGCGTCCAGCGCCGTGGAAAGTCGGCGCCCATGACCTCGGCCTCTTCCCGCAGCCAGCCGGCTCCAATACCGAACACAAATCGCCCGCCGCAACACGCGTCGAGCGTCGCCACCCGCTTGGCCAGCAGCAGCGGGTTGTGCTCCGGCACCAGGCAAATGCCGGTTCCCAACTCAATCCGGTGGGTGACGGCCGAGGCCCGCGCCAGCGCCACAAACGGGTCCAGAATACGGTCGTAGGAATCGGGCCGGCCAGCAAAGGTCTGGGCCAGCAGCCGGGCGTAGTGGGCATCGCGTTCTTTGCCTCCGGCCGAGCTGGGATAGCGCGAGCGATAGTGGACCGGCATGACCGTATGTTCCGGTACCCAGAACGAGGCAAAGCCCAGCGCCTCGGCCCGTTGGGCAAGAATCGCCGGGTCGGTCGAGTACTCGGTCGCAAAAACAAAAACGCCGATTTTCATCCGGCTTAATGCGTGTGCGGCAGCGGCGTAGTGCCGGTCTCGCCACCAAAGCGCGGCAGTTCGTCACCGAGCGCGATCCACTCAACCCGATCCGAAAAGTAATAGTGTCCCTGTGGCTCACGGTCGATCTTGTCCTGCAAATTGGCCAGGACGATATCAATCACCTCCGGGTGATGGGTCGATATGCAGAACATGGTGCTGCCACACTCCCGGCAGAAGGAGCGGCGGCCATGGTCTGAAGAGTGGTAGACGGTCAACTGGTCTTCGCCGTTCACAAAACGGAACTGCGTATCCTTGACCGCAGTCCAGGTCACATAGCCCGCCCCATGAATGCGCCGGCACATTGAGCAGTGGCAGTGCCCGCAGAACAGCGTCGGCAGACGGACCTCAAACCTGACCGCGCCACAGAAACACGATCCTCGGACCGGCCTTGTCTCTCCATTGGTTTCGCTCATGATTTTCTCCTCGGCTCACAACGGTTTCGCCGTCCCTGTATAGCCGAGATGCCAAGCCGGCGGCAAGCCGCGCACCGTATACGCGAGTCGCCTGATCGGCTATACACAGGAAAAGCGCCAGCAGTGAGGACAGTGCCCATGAGCGTGACGTTTCGACAGTTGACCACCAGCTTCGGAGCCGAGGTGTCGGGGGTTGATATTGCGGCCGGGGTCAGCGATGCAGACATCAGCCGCATCGTCACCCTGTTCAACGAATACTCGGTTCTGGTGTTTCGCGGCCAGCCGATGACGGACGCCCAGCAGATCCGGTTCAGCCAGCGCTTTGCCGAGCTGGGGGATTTTCCTGGGCTCGAAAAGACGGTTGTGCAGAATCCCGGAGCTGGCACGCCCATCGCCGTGCTGTCCAATCTCGACGAACACGGCGTCATCATCCCCCCGGACGATGAGCGCATGGTCTTCAACTCCGGCAACGAGATGTGGCACACCGACAGCTCCTTCAAGCGCGTGCCCGCCACCGCCTCCATGCTGTCCGGCCGGGACGTGCCACCCAGCGGCGGCGATACCCAGTTTGCCAGCCAGCGGGCTGCCTATGTGGACCTGGACGAGGAGCTGAAACGGCGGCTTGAAGCCTATGTGGCGATCCACGACTTCGCCTATTCGCGCAGCCTGATTGACCCCGGCGTGATGACCGAGGAGCAAAAGCGCGAGACCCCGCCGGTTCCCCAAGCCGTCGTCCGCGCCAACCCGGTCAACGGCCGCAAGAACCTCTACACCGGAGCCCACGCCTCACACATTCGCGGCCTGCCGCTCGAAGAAGGCCGGGCGCTGATCGGGCGGCTGACCCGATTCTCGGTTCAGACTGCCTACACCCACACCCACCAATGGCAGCCCCAGGACTTTGTGATCTGGGACAACCGCTGCTGTCTGCACCGCGGCCGGCCGTGGAACAAAACCACCTATGCTCGGGTCATGCACCGCACGACCGTGATGGGCGTCGGCCCAACCGCTGAATAGGGACAAGACTGTATTAAACGCAGCTTTTAATGTGGGGCTGTTAAACTGCTATCTTGAAGGGACGGCTGACGGGCGAGACCATCAGAGGGCTAAGGGCCATGAGAGCGCGCTTCGACTCGGATAAGCATCAGCGCCGTTTCAATCCGTCTGCGCAGCTATAGTTATTCGCAGTCCGGAGCGCCCTTCATTGCCGCTTATAGGGGCAAACGTAAAATTTTCTTCGGAGAAATCGTAAATTAAAAATTGCAACCTGAGATATTGCAGAGACATGTCCAACTGGGCGGAGGATTATTGTGGCTCTGACAAGCATAGATTTGGAACATTTTACTGCGTTTTCCAGCCTGTCGCTGGCGCAAATAGCACGGGGAAAACTCACCTCATGAAGGTTTGTTATGCCGCATGCGACATTTCTAACACAGGTGCTTCGTTCGCGGAGAAACTGGCTCGGGTGTTTCTTCCCTCAGGTGGAGCCTTGGGACGACTGGTCAAACGTCAAAAGGTGAGTACGACGGGAAGGATAACGGTACGCCAGGCCCACCTGCGACCCCTACGTCTCTCGTTTTCAAACCATACAAAGGCGCCGGCGTCAGCCAGAAGTACGGGCACTAAGTTATGGTCTCTATATCCCGGTGAAGGAAATGCTTTCTAACGCGCCCGGGTTCTTGTCCCTTTATGCGGAGCGCGAAATCCACTTTGAAGAGGTTTACGCCGATATCCTCCACCGGGCCTATCGTCCGTTACTACGTGGTCCTATGGACAGTCTTCGCAGGCGTTTGCTCACTAAGCTGCAAAAGGCCATAGACGGAAAAGTTACGGTCAACAATGATGAATTTTTCCTGCGGAATAAACAGGGCAACCTCGAATTCACTCTGCTCGCCGAAGGAATGCGCAAACTCGGATTATTGTGGCTTTTAATACAGAACGGCACTTTGCAGAACGGCTCTGTCCTGTTCTGGGATGAGCCTGAGACTAATCTGAACCCGAAGCTGTTCGGCATCTTGATAGACATTCTGCTGGAATTGCAGCGCGGCTGTGTACAGATATTCCTGGCAACTCACGATTATTTCATCCTCAAAGAACTTGATCTTCAAAAGAAAAGCGGCGACAAAGGAGACAAGCGGAATCGCCTGCAACACGACGGACAGCTATCTTGATATCCATCCGAACGTGATTGCGGAAACGTTCACGGACCTGTACGACCGGGAAATTGAACGTAGCCTGAAAGGTTCCACGGAATGACGGTTCTCGAGGAAGGCGATCTGCAAATTACCATCAATGACGCGATCGAGGCGCGAAAGTTCGATGACGAGGCCAGCCACGGACTGAGCCACTGCATGAAGGCGGTGGATTTCGTTGTCGAGCTTCCCGACCGTTACCTGTTTATCGAAGTTAAGGACCCCCAAGACCCTCAGGCTCCCCCGGAGGCCAGTCATGAGTTTATTCAGCAATTCCAAACAGGAAAGCTTTACGAAGATCTCAAATACAAGTATCGGGACTCCTTTCTCTACGAGTGGGCGGCAGGACGAGCCGACAAAAAACCCATTGATTACTTGGTGCTGGTTGCTTTGGACGCTCTGGACAGGTCACATTTGCTGAGAGGACAAGAGGAGTTGCAACGCAAGCTGCCTTTGCGGGGACCAGGATCACGTCCGTGGACTCGTCCGATTGTCAGAGGCTGCGGCGTATTCAATATCGCCTCATGGAACCTATACTTCCCCGAGTATCCCGTGAAGCGTCTGAGCCGCGACGGGTCATAGACAGTAAACACAACAAACGTACCTGACAGCGCGTAAGCCTTTGAATATGTTTTTCAATTGATGGAGAATTGACGACAAGAACCGCCTTCCGGCCAGCGCAGGCCGATGCTGACCGACTTGGTGCTCGGTCGGCCCGACAAGGCGCCACATGTCTTGTCAGCGGCGTGAAAATTGTGGTGCCGACTGCTTGCCTTTCTGACGGGGTATGTTTTATTCCCCTGTGGCACCACCGAAGGAGGGAAACCATGGACCAGAGCGTTAAAATCAAGATGCGACCGCTGACCCCCGAAGCCTTTGAGCCCTACGGCAAGCTGCTCCAGAGCAAAAAGCTGATCTACCCCGAGACCGAGGAGGGGAAGGTGGCCATGGAGCTGCTGCGCCTCAAGCACCGGGCCAACGCCAACCGGATGGACCAGATGGCCATCCACTTCAGCTATAACCAGACCTTTATTCCGGTCCAGGGCTCGATGGTGCTCGTCGTTGCCCCGCCGCCGAGCAACCGCGAGGCCGGGCCCGAAGGCTATGAGCTGGACTACGATAAAATCGCCGCCTTCGTGGTTGATCCCGGCCAGGCCGCGTTCATCTATAAGGGCACCTGGCACAACGCCCTGACCCTCGGCTCGGAGTGTCAGTTCATCAATGTCACTCGCAAGGACACGGGTGAGGGCACCAGCCCGGGCGAGGAACTCGAAGGCAAGATTGAGAAGATCACCGCAATTCGGCCCTACGTCGAAAACATCAATATGAGCAAACGTGACGGCAAGGTGATTGAGCTGGAGGTCTGAGCGGGCAGACGAAACCCAGCTCATTCGGGCTTAGCTCAGGCGGTAAAAAACGCCAGCCCGGTCCAGCACAGAGCAGCAAGACCGGCGGCGACCGAGGCCTGCGGGATCTGGGTCTTGACGTGGTCCATCAGGTCGCAGCCGGTACACATGGCGCTTAACACCGTCGTGTCCGAGATCGGCGAGCACTGGTCGCCATACACGCTGCCGTCCATCACCGCAGCGAAACACAG carries:
- a CDS encoding enoyl-CoA hydratase/isomerase family protein, encoding MASFEDYASKYKHVHMERRNGILQIRFHTGGGPLQWGPGPHAEFGACFADIGSDPDNRVIIMTGTGDAFTAEFVADGFGRIVARQWGYMTADAKRLLMNLLDIEVPMIAAVNGPAIIHAELAVVCDIVLASERAFFQDAPHCVHVVWPLVLGINRGRYFLLTGQQLSAQEALRLGVVNEVVAPERLPARAWELAEQIARQPRLSVRYARVALTQQLKRLMLDQLGYGLALEGLGALDSWPEQDEG
- a CDS encoding CoA transferase gives rise to the protein ATHVLVSNWPPRMAPWLEYEHLVEHCGPQVIKIQFDGGYDGRVANDYSMQGATGLAHATGEPHGRPLTIPVAFFDMITGLHGLNAFHVGLRRLAETGQGDCYKIALEQVAFQTLAELGWYAQAETTGESREPIGDNLLDAVHGHYATRDGKFVTLNLIGDSVLRRLREATGMKTLAYDPQGHEIHGDHARYLVVEEI
- a CDS encoding CoA transferase — translated: MPKAEPSPSALSALRILDLSSGIAGGYCTKLLADYGAEVVKVETPGTGDSLRRWGPFPQNDPDAERGLLHWYLNANKRGLTLDVTNPAGRTILRDLLAHFDIVVESFPPARAAALRVTYEALRGDRNDLIWLSITPFGQTGPYADYKATDLLIQAASAWPYMGGLPDREPMKTGGFISHYVTGTYGALAGLAAWLSLRSGGTGQHIDLAAMEALQSTNEYAALSHSGPGEVKEVRGRGNLGVGTGITECQDGHVGINVLTGNQWEMFWSFIGRPELAEDPRFQTPVGRMQHWDEVAALIRGWAKEHTREEIFAAQEWRIPLTLIARIDEILDFPQHAARGFFVERELPGVGPVRQPGAPFQMSASPWNLRRSAPALGQHNADILCDTLGMQPDELVLLRRRGVI
- a CDS encoding CoA transferase; this encodes MPQLLSGIRVIDLSMWWAGPFVTQLLGDMGAEIIKIESIQVPDGWRFTVPNAAHDKPWELSSYYNGVNRNKYGLTLNLQDPRGIELCKRLVGMGDIVVENYTPRVMTNFGLDYAKLRAIKPDIIMLSLSGYGGTGPWRDYTAFAFPVEDMSGFPQLTGYEDDDTPRRWGNSGVDAISGLTGAYAILTALEHRRRTGEGQRIDLSMVVSGRAAARLSGQSAPAAAPGQPSSGPRSSRHISLQGRRQVGVHRRDKRGGMARAVYDPGSLRLAWRSPLRRSARPP
- a CDS encoding CoA transferase; amino-acid sequence: MELMHTLQAAGVPAMPVLSSADVLNDPHMQARDYFQRTTRAEIGPHAHGLHWAHFSETPLSLRRPAPLLGEHNTFVLKELLGLSDAQLSDLERAKVIGTTFVGSARL
- a CDS encoding DUF420 domain-containing protein, translating into MTTSSRTPLSWTVPLSAAISVFLLWLIYWKPAATTQAEWVTVLPATNALCNGLSACCLLAGFFNIRRGRRTAHLRCMLGAVACSVVFLVGYIVYHHFHGDTPFPGQGLVRPVYFAILISHIVLSIVALPLVLTTLYYAATAQYPTHRRLARYTFPIWLYVSVSGVAVFFFLRAYT
- a CDS encoding aromatic-ring-hydroxylating dioxygenase subunit beta — encoded protein: MISLERRLVIEDLLHAYVHCIDEDRLEEWPGFFAAACEYRIVPRENADQDLPIPLMSCDSQGMLSDRVTAHRRANIFGPHFYRHLVSSILLTEQADGLIAARSNYVVFRTWADVVQYGATEVFSTGAYHDRIVFEDGRAKFRQRLVIVDTCRIDSLLVTPL
- a CDS encoding aromatic ring-hydroxylating dioxygenase subunit alpha, which produces MHAVDVAPQIAWPEQADTRVPYQVFVDPAIYEREQERIFRGPVWNYVGLEAELPEPGDFKASFIGDTPIVVTRGKDGRLHAFVNRCAHRGSLVCRELRGNRMTHTCVYHQWSYNLEGDLIGVPFRKGIEGKGGYDADFDPGQHALHKLTIDSYQGLIFVSFARELHALEDYLGPDMRPWIDRLFGRPIQILGYSRQFIRANWKLYAENVRDPYHASLLHLFHTTFGLYRSSMGGGVTMDEQGRHDMVQSYKRTEEQETAAYKNAGLRTYKKGYSLADPSLLQSRPELEPQLTNQIQTIFPGLVLQQIQNTLATRQVLPKAPDRFELIFTYFGYQDDDDELRAIRLKQANFVGPAGLISMEDGHATEIVQQAIVRDRDAASYIAFGGDSVENQGNLLTETAIRGFWQYYRGVMGFAA
- a CDS encoding metallophosphoesterase family protein gives rise to the protein MRIGLVTDTHIPSTIQHLWDEVRDVFTGVDLILHGGDIVTPRVLDWLEQIAPTLAAEGNNDGGWHDPRMQPVHWLDLEGWRLVMLHDMEPEERPIARLQEVYLKGQQADIMITGHTHYERLDYRDGVLQINTGSATHPHLWSTRLGTVGLLDLAPGKITARIVSLGDSPELPNPGQELFFDLETHQAQQAAASASSTPPD